The Burkholderia mallei ATCC 23344 genome has a window encoding:
- a CDS encoding transglycosylase domain-containing protein, with the protein MNGLASTLARRAAQAAVPRWVWPFARPAGWSLGSVFGSVFGSVFGSVFGPAFGPAFGPAFGSAFGSAFGPAFGPAFGPAFGPAFGSAFGSAFGSVFGSAFGSAFAAFGLALAPLLAAPPVRPRARRNPRPCGSPRRAALPRARTTASRTLAVAMLAAPLAAHALPAYDDVRRDWRSTDWLLLARDGTPLQRTRVELTERRGDWIALADVSPAFREAIVVSEDKRFYAHSGVDWRGIAGAAWGNLWNERTRGASTVTMQLAGLLSDTPRRSGQRSLPQKAAQAMNALRLERGWRKDQILEAYLNLVPFRGETVGLDAMSHALFGKAPSGLDVRESAVAAALVRAPNASAAKVAERACRILRDLRAAQPCESLDGYVRFVTSAPPGAARDGGEALAPHFARRVAAEVKPGAGARVRSTLDAPLQRFARDTLTRALAELNAPAHRRHVQDGAVVVIDNATGEIRAWVGSSGALSAARDVDAVLAPRQAGSTLKPFLYAQALDERRLTAASLLDDAPIDLAAGGGLYIPQNYDKHFKGWVSVRTALGGSLNVPAVRTLVLVTPHRFARTLTALGLPLAEEGDYYGFSLALGSADVTLLSLANAYRALANGGVARATLDVPGGSGSRNGNGNGNGNDAVTSAPFAPTVSKSKVGASAVFPRAVSTKAEPAKPVPTAALSPTSASTSTAGKPAAHAAAGTRVFSEAAAYIVTDILADNNARVRTFGFDSPLATRFFSAVKTGTSKDMRDNWALGYTSRYTVGVWVGNADGSPMWDVSGVTGAAPVWAAIVGYLHRDLASRAPRPPAGVEQRRVAFERDVEPARPEWFIAGTALDTVRLAAPATAAAGGADRPRAPLSIGAPTDGTIFAIDPDIPPKHQRIWFERAAGRAARFSWRLDGKVIGRGERLAWMPWPGSHRLELVDARGNVADAVGFEVRGAFAKTAAPPKP; encoded by the coding sequence ATGAACGGGTTGGCGTCGACGCTCGCGCGGCGGGCCGCGCAGGCGGCCGTGCCGCGATGGGTTTGGCCGTTCGCCCGACCGGCCGGGTGGTCGCTCGGTTCGGTGTTCGGTTCGGTGTTCGGTTCGGTGTTCGGTTCGGTGTTCGGTCCAGCGTTCGGTCCGGCGTTCGGTCCGGCGTTCGGTTCGGCGTTCGGTTCGGCGTTCGGTCCGGCGTTCGGTCCGGCGTTCGGTCCGGCGTTCGGTCCGGCGTTCGGTTCGGCGTTCGGTTCGGCGTTCGGTTCGGTGTTCGGTTCGGCGTTCGGTTCGGCGTTCGCGGCGTTCGGTCTCGCGCTCGCCCCCCTGCTCGCCGCGCCGCCCGTTCGGCCGCGCGCCCGGCGGAACCCGCGCCCGTGCGGCTCGCCGCGGCGCGCGGCGCTCCCGCGCGCGCGAACGACGGCGAGCCGCACGCTCGCCGTCGCGATGCTCGCCGCGCCGCTCGCCGCGCACGCGCTGCCGGCCTACGACGACGTGCGGCGCGACTGGCGCAGCACCGACTGGTTGCTGCTCGCACGCGACGGCACGCCGCTTCAGCGCACGCGCGTGGAGCTCACCGAGCGGCGCGGCGACTGGATCGCGCTCGCCGACGTATCGCCCGCGTTTCGAGAGGCGATCGTCGTATCGGAGGACAAGCGCTTCTACGCGCACAGCGGCGTCGACTGGCGCGGCATCGCGGGCGCCGCATGGGGCAATCTGTGGAACGAGCGCACGCGCGGCGCGTCGACGGTGACGATGCAGCTCGCCGGCCTGCTGAGCGACACGCCGCGCCGCTCGGGCCAGCGCTCGCTGCCGCAGAAGGCCGCGCAGGCGATGAACGCGCTGCGGCTCGAACGCGGCTGGCGCAAGGATCAGATCCTCGAGGCGTATCTGAATCTCGTGCCGTTTCGCGGCGAGACGGTCGGGCTCGACGCGATGTCGCACGCGCTGTTCGGCAAGGCGCCGTCGGGGCTCGACGTGCGCGAATCGGCGGTGGCCGCCGCGCTCGTGCGCGCGCCGAACGCGTCCGCCGCGAAAGTGGCCGAACGCGCGTGCCGGATCCTGCGCGACCTGCGCGCCGCGCAACCGTGCGAATCGCTCGACGGCTACGTGCGCTTCGTGACGTCCGCCCCGCCGGGCGCCGCGCGCGACGGCGGCGAAGCGCTCGCGCCGCACTTCGCGCGGCGCGTCGCGGCCGAGGTGAAGCCCGGCGCGGGCGCGCGCGTGCGCTCCACGCTCGACGCGCCGCTGCAGCGCTTCGCGCGCGACACGCTCACGCGCGCGCTCGCCGAGCTCAACGCGCCCGCCCATCGGCGCCACGTGCAGGACGGCGCGGTCGTCGTGATCGACAACGCGACGGGCGAGATCCGCGCATGGGTCGGCTCGTCGGGCGCGCTGTCGGCCGCGCGCGACGTCGACGCGGTGCTCGCGCCGCGCCAGGCCGGCTCGACGCTCAAGCCGTTCCTCTACGCGCAGGCGCTCGACGAACGGCGCCTCACCGCCGCTTCGCTGCTCGACGACGCGCCGATCGATCTCGCCGCGGGCGGCGGCCTGTACATCCCGCAGAACTACGACAAGCACTTCAAGGGCTGGGTCAGCGTGCGCACCGCGCTCGGCGGATCGCTGAACGTGCCGGCCGTGCGCACGCTCGTGCTCGTCACGCCGCACCGCTTCGCGCGCACGCTCACCGCGCTCGGGCTGCCGCTCGCCGAAGAAGGCGATTACTACGGTTTCAGCCTCGCGCTCGGCAGCGCCGACGTCACGCTGCTGTCGCTCGCGAACGCGTACCGCGCGCTCGCCAACGGCGGCGTCGCGCGGGCGACGCTCGACGTGCCGGGCGGAAGCGGAAGCCGGAACGGAAACGGAAACGGAAACGGAAATGACGCCGTCACGTCGGCCCCGTTCGCGCCGACCGTTTCGAAATCAAAGGTTGGCGCGTCAGCGGTTTTCCCGCGGGCCGTCTCGACGAAGGCCGAGCCCGCGAAGCCAGTGCCCACGGCGGCCCTTTCCCCCACGAGCGCTTCGACATCGACCGCCGGCAAGCCGGCGGCGCACGCCGCAGCGGGCACGCGCGTATTCAGCGAAGCCGCGGCGTACATCGTCACCGACATCCTCGCCGACAACAACGCGCGCGTGCGCACGTTCGGCTTCGACAGCCCGCTCGCGACGCGCTTCTTCTCCGCCGTCAAGACGGGCACGAGCAAGGACATGCGCGACAACTGGGCGCTCGGCTACACGTCGCGCTACACGGTGGGCGTGTGGGTGGGCAACGCGGACGGCTCGCCGATGTGGGACGTATCGGGCGTCACGGGCGCGGCGCCCGTGTGGGCCGCGATCGTCGGCTATCTGCACCGCGATCTCGCGAGCCGCGCGCCGCGCCCGCCCGCCGGCGTCGAGCAGCGCCGCGTCGCGTTCGAACGCGACGTCGAGCCCGCGCGCCCCGAGTGGTTCATCGCCGGCACCGCGCTCGACACGGTGCGCCTCGCCGCGCCCGCGACCGCCGCCGCGGGCGGCGCAGACCGGCCGCGCGCGCCGCTTTCGATCGGCGCGCCGACCGACGGCACGATCTTCGCGATCGATCCGGACATCCCGCCGAAGCACCAGCGAATCTGGTTCGAGCGCGCGGCGGGGCGCGCGGCGCGCTTCTCGTGGCGGCTCGACGGCAAGGTGATCGGCCGCGGCGAGCGCCTCGCGTG